A region of Zeugodacus cucurbitae isolate PBARC_wt_2022May chromosome 5, idZeuCucr1.2, whole genome shotgun sequence DNA encodes the following proteins:
- the LOC105212644 gene encoding uncharacterized protein LOC105212644 encodes MFCSRQSVFLPNFLLLTGAMVLLLLHSSTTEAYSGLIPADPDNPGKCIYRGDVLKPGVNEGIAPCQRLTCNQDGSIFIEGCGRLRIEKCNNGERIHMDKPFPECCKLRYKCKKPDGSPYYIERDAFGGDQQNKLRR; translated from the exons ATGTTCTGTTCACGACAAAGCGTGTTTTTACCGAATTTCTTGCTTTTAACCGGCGCGatggtgttgttgcttttgcataGCAGCACCACCGAGGCATACTCGGGACTAATACCGGCCGATCCAG ATAACCCGGGCAAGTGTATTTATCGCGGCGATGTACTGAAGCCTGGCGTGAATGAGGGCATTGCGCCGTGCCAGCGCCTCACTTGCAATCAGGACGGTTCGATATTCATTGAGGG TTGCGGCCGCTTACGCATCGAGAAGTGCAACAACGGCGAGCGCATACACATGGACAAGCCGTTCCCGGAGTGCTGCAAGCTACGCTACAAGTGCAAGAAGCCCGACGGCTCGCCGTACTACATTGAGCGCGACGCATTCGGCGGCGATCAACAGAACAAGCTCCGGCGCTGA